One segment of Senegalia massiliensis DNA contains the following:
- the ebgA gene encoding beta-galactosidase subunit alpha, producing MNKDWKDLDILQRNRLDSRSYFFSYDNKEDALTYERGKSNKFMLLNGMWKFYYSNTVEESPAEFYDDSYNVDDWDDIRVPSNWQMEGYGIPHYTDLIYPFPIDPPNVPSKNPTGCYKRKFFVPESWNNSNIILRFEGVDSAFHIWVNGQEVGYSQGSRMASEFDITKFIIKGKENTISIRVYQWSDGTYIEDQDMWWLSGIFRDVSLIAKSPVHIRDFFIKAYLDNEYKDANLEIEIDINNTTKENLDEYKVEYILLDKNGQEVVKSHNKNITIKNPKKWTAETPNLYDLLIYLRDNNGEIIEIIPSRVGFRKVELKNGNFLVNGIPIMLRGVNRHEAHTDLGRVVPFDHMIEDILLMKKHNINAVRTAHYPNDPRFYDLCDIYGLYVMDEADLECHGFEIIGEYDKITNDPKWEDAYVDRAIRMVERDKNHPSIIMWSMGNESSFGCNFVSMSNWIKNRDNTRLVHYEEDREGKVVDVMSTMYSNHEKMIEFGEMKDMDKPHILCEYAHAMGNGPGGLKEYWDIFYKYPRLQGGFVWEWADHGLRKIDENGKEYFVYGGDFGDYPNNSNFCCDGLLKPDRSPTPGLLELKKVIEPIKIVKEDLSKGKIKIKNLYDFIDLDSFNLSFNITGDKQVFDSGILTLGEIKPGEEVVIDIPIDVDKKYSLYTDLFLNVEVITNKDNKWSKKGHIITWESFKLPFVSKKEWYTSVSTMNNIDVYESNIDIIIKGINFEIIFDKIEGKVSKYLYEGIQMIDEGFNFNIWRAPIDNDMYQVKEWKKKSINNVLTRIDSIKTNVNDKYVQINVKSYVSPPNGDWAIENEYEYIIYGSGDIVLSINGKPKGKLPETFPRIGLEMRLKNDLQNIEWYGRGPGESYIDSKEASMIGIYDSSVSNMLTNYVYPQENGNRTDVKWLSINDDRGIGLFISTNEKFGFSVHNYTKEDIENAKHENELIKRDFVTLNIDYMQHGIGSNSCGPVPLKEHSLKPHNFNFEIKIKPYWKEVLLPLVLSGEKIK from the coding sequence ATGAATAAAGATTGGAAAGATTTAGATATTCTACAAAGAAATAGATTAGATAGTAGATCATACTTTTTTTCATATGATAACAAAGAGGATGCATTAACATATGAACGCGGAAAATCAAATAAATTTATGTTGTTAAATGGTATGTGGAAGTTTTATTATTCGAATACAGTAGAAGAGTCACCTGCAGAATTTTATGATGATAGTTATAATGTAGATGATTGGGATGATATAAGGGTTCCAAGTAATTGGCAAATGGAAGGGTATGGCATACCTCATTATACAGATTTAATTTATCCATTTCCTATAGATCCACCTAATGTACCATCAAAAAATCCTACAGGATGTTATAAAAGAAAATTTTTTGTTCCAGAAAGTTGGAATAATTCTAATATAATTTTACGATTTGAAGGAGTAGATAGTGCTTTTCATATTTGGGTAAATGGTCAAGAAGTAGGCTATAGTCAAGGAAGCAGAATGGCATCTGAATTTGATATTACAAAATTTATTATTAAAGGAAAAGAGAATACTATATCTATAAGAGTGTATCAGTGGAGTGATGGCACATATATTGAAGATCAAGATATGTGGTGGTTGTCAGGTATATTTAGAGATGTATCATTAATAGCTAAATCACCAGTTCATATAAGAGACTTTTTTATTAAAGCATATTTAGATAATGAATATAAAGATGCTAATTTAGAAATTGAAATTGACATAAATAATACCACAAAAGAAAATTTAGATGAGTATAAAGTTGAATATATATTATTAGATAAAAATGGGCAAGAAGTAGTAAAATCTCATAATAAAAATATTACTATTAAAAATCCTAAAAAATGGACTGCAGAAACTCCAAATTTATATGATTTATTAATATACTTAAGAGATAATAATGGAGAAATCATTGAAATTATTCCTTCTAGAGTTGGATTTAGAAAAGTTGAACTTAAAAATGGCAATTTTTTAGTTAATGGAATTCCTATAATGTTAAGAGGAGTTAATAGACATGAAGCTCATACTGATTTAGGTAGAGTAGTACCATTTGATCATATGATAGAAGATATTTTGCTTATGAAAAAACATAATATAAATGCTGTAAGAACTGCACACTACCCTAATGATCCAAGATTTTATGATTTGTGTGATATTTATGGACTATATGTTATGGATGAGGCAGATTTAGAATGTCATGGGTTTGAAATAATAGGTGAATACGACAAAATCACCAACGATCCTAAATGGGAAGATGCATATGTAGATAGGGCAATTAGGATGGTTGAAAGAGATAAAAATCATCCATCTATTATTATGTGGTCAATGGGGAATGAATCAAGTTTTGGATGTAATTTTGTATCTATGTCAAATTGGATTAAAAATAGAGATAATACAAGACTAGTTCATTATGAAGAAGATAGAGAAGGTAAAGTAGTTGATGTAATGAGTACAATGTATTCTAATCATGAAAAGATGATAGAATTTGGTGAAATGAAAGATATGGATAAGCCTCATATACTTTGTGAATATGCTCATGCAATGGGAAATGGTCCTGGTGGACTTAAAGAATACTGGGATATATTCTATAAATATCCTAGACTTCAAGGTGGATTTGTTTGGGAATGGGCTGACCATGGATTAAGAAAAATTGATGAAAATGGGAAAGAATATTTTGTATATGGTGGGGATTTTGGTGATTACCCGAATAACTCTAATTTTTGCTGTGATGGTTTATTAAAACCGGATAGAAGTCCAACCCCTGGATTATTAGAACTTAAAAAAGTAATAGAACCTATTAAAATAGTAAAAGAAGATTTATCCAAGGGCAAAATAAAGATTAAAAATTTGTATGATTTTATAGACTTAGATTCTTTTAACCTAAGCTTTAATATTACAGGAGATAAACAAGTCTTTGATAGTGGTATATTAACATTGGGTGAGATAAAACCAGGCGAAGAAGTTGTTATAGATATTCCAATTGATGTAGATAAAAAATATAGTTTATATACTGATTTATTTCTCAATGTAGAGGTAATAACTAATAAGGATAATAAATGGTCTAAAAAAGGACATATTATAACCTGGGAAAGTTTTAAATTACCTTTTGTATCAAAAAAAGAATGGTATACTAGTGTATCTACTATGAATAATATAGATGTATATGAATCAAATATAGATATAATTATAAAAGGAATAAATTTTGAAATAATATTTGATAAGATAGAAGGTAAAGTTTCTAAATATTTATATGAAGGAATCCAAATGATTGATGAAGGATTTAATTTTAATATTTGGAGAGCTCCTATAGATAATGATATGTATCAAGTAAAGGAATGGAAGAAGAAAAGTATAAATAATGTTCTTACAAGAATAGATAGTATCAAAACCAATGTAAATGATAAGTATGTTCAAATAAATGTGAAATCTTATGTTTCACCACCTAATGGCGATTGGGCTATAGAAAATGAGTATGAATATATTATCTATGGTAGTGGGGATATAGTATTAAGTATAAATGGTAAACCTAAAGGAAAACTTCCAGAAACTTTTCCACGAATAGGTTTAGAAATGAGATTAAAAAATGATTTACAAAATATAGAATGGTATGGAAGAGGACCAGGAGAATCATATATAGATAGCAAAGAAGCTAGTATGATTGGTATATATGATAGCAGTGTATCTAATATGCTAACTAATTATGTTTATCCTCAAGAGAATGGAAATAGAACAGATGTAAAATGGCTTTCTATTAATGATGATAGGGGAATAGGATTATTCATATCTACTAATGAAAAATTTGGTTTTAGTGTTCATAATTATACTAAAGAAGATATTGAAAATGCTAAACATGAAAATGAATTAATAAAAAGAGATTTTGTAACATTAAATATTGATTATATGCAACATGGAATTGGAAGTAATAGTTGTGGTCCAGTGCCACTAAAAGAACATAGTTTGAAACCACACAATTTTAATTTTGAAATTAAAATTAAGCCATATTGGAAAGAAGTATTATTACCTCTTGTTTTAAGTGGGGAAAAAATAAAGTAA
- a CDS encoding carbohydrate ABC transporter permease produces MVNLLKKLRLNTKTAPYYFLIPVILVFSIFMLYPIGKSFWLSFYEFQGGEYNFIGFSNYINLMKDDVFIQSLLNTLIYLIFQVPVMVFLSLLLAYLLDQAYIKFKPMFRVSIFLPAVTSLVAYSLVFKLLLNNEYGLINYLLNVVGLDGVNWLNGPISSKIAIMISITWRWTGYNMIIMLAGLQRISPDIYEASDIDGANKIQKFFHVTLPLMKPIILFAAITSTIGTLQLFDEPYILTDGGPDGATMTVAQYLYNNGFRYIKFGYAAAISYVLVIIIAILSYIQFKVGGDEE; encoded by the coding sequence ATGGTTAATTTATTAAAGAAATTACGACTTAATACAAAAACAGCACCATATTATTTTCTAATACCAGTTATACTTGTATTCTCAATTTTTATGCTATATCCAATAGGCAAATCTTTTTGGCTTAGTTTTTATGAATTTCAGGGGGGAGAGTATAATTTTATTGGATTTAGTAATTATATAAATCTTATGAAAGATGATGTTTTTATTCAAAGTTTATTGAATACATTGATATATCTTATTTTTCAAGTTCCAGTAATGGTATTTTTATCTTTATTATTAGCTTATTTATTAGATCAAGCATATATTAAATTCAAACCTATGTTTAGAGTATCAATATTTTTACCTGCTGTAACTAGTTTAGTTGCATATTCACTAGTTTTTAAACTTTTATTAAATAATGAATATGGATTAATAAATTATTTACTTAATGTAGTTGGATTAGATGGAGTAAATTGGCTTAATGGTCCAATAAGTTCAAAAATAGCTATAATGATATCTATAACTTGGAGATGGACAGGATATAACATGATAATAATGTTAGCAGGATTACAAAGAATATCTCCAGATATATATGAAGCAAGTGATATAGATGGAGCAAATAAAATTCAAAAATTTTTTCATGTTACTTTACCTTTAATGAAACCTATTATATTATTTGCAGCTATTACATCTACAATCGGTACATTACAATTATTTGATGAACCATATATATTAACAGATGGAGGACCAGATGGTGCTACTATGACAGTTGCACAGTACTTATATAACAATGGTTTTAGATATATTAAATTTGGATATGCAGCTGCCATAAGTTATGTTCTAGTAATAATTATAGCAATATTATCTTATATACAGTTTAAGGTTGGAGGTGATGAAGAATGA
- a CDS encoding ABC transporter ATP-binding protein: MNNIVEMKNLTKKYMKKTALKDVNLNIEKGKIIGLLGPNGSGKTTMIKILMGILTQSTGEVSIAGKKPGTETKSMVSYLPDRNFLYKWMKIKDSIDLFDDFYNDFDREKAKKLLEFMELEEDMKVTKLSKGMQEKLNLTLVLSRNAKLYILDEPIAGVDPVAREKILDAIINNYNEDSSMLITTHLVHDLERVFEEVAFLKNGEIVLNGNVESLRNERNMSVDELYREVFK; the protein is encoded by the coding sequence TTGAATAATATTGTTGAAATGAAAAATTTAACCAAGAAATATATGAAAAAAACTGCTTTAAAAGATGTAAATTTAAATATTGAAAAAGGAAAGATAATTGGACTTTTAGGACCAAACGGTAGTGGCAAAACTACCATGATTAAAATCCTTATGGGCATACTTACACAATCTACAGGAGAAGTATCTATTGCAGGAAAGAAGCCAGGAACAGAAACTAAATCTATGGTGTCATATTTACCTGATAGAAATTTTTTATATAAATGGATGAAAATAAAAGATTCTATTGATTTATTTGATGATTTTTATAATGATTTTGATAGAGAAAAAGCAAAAAAACTTTTAGAATTTATGGAATTAGAAGAAGATATGAAAGTGACAAAGTTATCTAAAGGAATGCAAGAAAAGTTAAATTTAACATTGGTATTGTCACGAAATGCAAAATTATATATATTAGATGAGCCTATTGCAGGGGTAGATCCTGTAGCAAGAGAAAAGATATTAGATGCTATAATTAATAATTATAATGAAGATAGTTCAATGTTAATAACTACTCACTTAGTACATGATCTTGAAAGAGTATTTGAAGAAGTAGCATTTCTTAAAAATGGTGAAATAGTTTTAAATGGAAATGTTGAAAGTTTAAGAAACGAAAGAAATATGTCTGTAGATGAATTATATAGGGAGGTTTTTAAGTAA
- a CDS encoding NAD(P)H-dependent flavin oxidoreductase, with product MNLPKLKIGNLIAKVPIVQGGMGVGVSLSNLAGTVAKNGGIGVISGVEIGFNEPDYFSNKKGSNIRALKKHIKKAKEISQDGIIGVNLMTVLNNFEELVKESIKSKIDIIFSGAGLPLNLPKFTKDSNTKIAPIVSSGKAAKIICKNWDRKYNVIPDAIVVEGPKAGGHLGFKKSDLDLEENILINIVNSVLESIKPFEKKYNKSIPIIAGGGIYSGEDIAKLIQSGASGVQIGTRFVATNECDASNEFKEQIIKSTKNDIKLIKSPVGMIGRAVNNNFLEEVSLESRHPKGCISNCLKPCKPNKAPYCIADALINAQKGNLKDGFAFAGANAYKVNEITSVKSLIDELISDTNKYLKNN from the coding sequence ATGAATTTACCTAAACTTAAAATAGGAAATTTAATTGCTAAGGTTCCCATAGTACAAGGTGGTATGGGTGTAGGTGTATCCTTATCTAATCTTGCTGGAACTGTAGCAAAAAATGGTGGCATTGGAGTAATTTCAGGAGTAGAAATAGGGTTTAATGAGCCTGATTACTTTTCAAATAAAAAAGGATCTAATATAAGAGCTTTAAAGAAACATATAAAAAAAGCAAAAGAAATATCTCAAGATGGGATAATAGGAGTTAACTTAATGACTGTACTTAATAACTTTGAAGAATTAGTTAAAGAATCTATAAAATCAAAAATTGATATTATTTTTTCTGGTGCAGGATTACCTTTAAATCTTCCTAAATTCACTAAAGACAGTAATACTAAAATTGCTCCTATAGTTTCTTCTGGAAAGGCTGCGAAAATAATTTGTAAAAATTGGGATAGAAAATATAATGTTATTCCAGATGCTATTGTAGTAGAAGGTCCAAAAGCTGGAGGGCATTTAGGATTTAAAAAATCTGATTTAGATTTAGAAGAAAATATTTTAATTAATATCGTTAATTCAGTATTAGAATCTATTAAACCCTTTGAAAAAAAATATAATAAATCTATACCTATTATTGCAGGTGGTGGTATTTATAGTGGAGAAGATATTGCTAAATTAATTCAATCTGGAGCATCTGGAGTACAAATAGGAACTAGGTTTGTTGCTACAAATGAATGTGATGCATCAAATGAATTTAAAGAACAAATAATTAAGTCTACAAAAAATGATATTAAACTAATTAAAAGTCCTGTAGGTATGATAGGACGTGCAGTTAACAATAATTTTTTAGAAGAAGTTTCTTTAGAAAGTAGACATCCTAAAGGATGTATATCAAATTGTCTTAAACCATGTAAACCTAATAAAGCGCCTTATTGCATAGCTGATGCATTAATAAATGCACAAAAAGGTAATTTAAAAGATGGATTTGCATTTGCAGGTGCTAACGCTTACAAAGTTAATGAGATAACATCTGTAAAATCATTAATAGATGAATTAATAAGTGATACAAATAAATATTTAAAAAATAATTAA
- a CDS encoding LacI family DNA-binding transcriptional regulator, whose translation MKSTIQDVAKKAGVSTTTVSRVMNNNYPVKKETRIKVESAIKKLNFRPNILARGLIHKKSNTIGVIVPSITNLFFPTVVKAIEAILREQGYFIYLCNTDNKEDEEIGYINSLQDRQVDGIIVIDPQTKNMKSGLYEKISKEIPLVFINGYNKDVNCNFVINDEESGAIEAMRYLIKSGHKKIAFIRGQKSYSYDLKEIVYKNVLNDSVYKKIINIGEGNKDSTVDHTMEIIQRFLLTENRPSAFFCCNDLMALGVINACKKIGLDVPEDMSIIGFDNIITSRLVEPKLTTVDQNMYDLGVNAAKMLLKNIENENVDIQRKILTPQLIIRQSTKKIS comes from the coding sequence ATGAAGTCAACTATTCAAGATGTTGCAAAAAAAGCTGGAGTATCTACTACAACAGTATCTAGAGTTATGAACAATAATTATCCAGTAAAAAAGGAAACAAGGATAAAAGTAGAATCTGCTATTAAGAAGTTAAATTTTAGACCCAATATATTGGCAAGAGGTTTGATTCATAAAAAATCTAATACTATAGGAGTAATTGTTCCGAGTATTACAAATTTATTTTTTCCCACAGTAGTAAAAGCTATTGAAGCAATTCTTAGAGAACAAGGTTATTTTATATATTTATGTAACACAGATAATAAAGAGGATGAAGAAATAGGATATATAAATTCTTTACAAGATAGACAGGTCGACGGAATTATTGTTATTGACCCTCAGACAAAAAACATGAAAAGTGGACTTTATGAAAAAATATCAAAAGAGATTCCTTTAGTATTTATAAATGGTTATAATAAAGATGTAAATTGTAATTTTGTTATTAACGATGAAGAATCAGGTGCTATTGAAGCTATGAGATATCTCATAAAATCAGGACATAAAAAAATAGCATTTATTAGAGGTCAAAAAAGTTATTCTTATGATTTGAAGGAAATAGTATATAAAAATGTTTTAAATGATAGTGTATATAAAAAAATAATTAATATAGGTGAAGGAAATAAAGATTCTACAGTAGATCATACTATGGAAATTATTCAAAGATTTTTATTAACTGAAAATCGACCTTCAGCATTTTTTTGTTGTAATGATCTAATGGCCCTTGGTGTAATAAATGCGTGTAAAAAAATAGGTTTAGATGTGCCGGAAGATATGTCGATTATAGGGTTTGATAATATTATAACATCACGATTAGTAGAGCCAAAGTTAACAACAGTAGATCAAAATATGTATGATTTAGGAGTAAATGCAGCTAAGATGCTATTAAAAAATATTGAAAATGAGAATGTGGATATTCAAAGAAAAATATTAACTCCACAATTAATAATACGTCAAAGTACTAAAAAAATAAGCTAG
- a CDS encoding LacI family DNA-binding transcriptional regulator: MATLNDIAKKAGVSASTVSRVLNYDETLNVPDETRKKIFEAAESLSYKVRKKVKKNNNLTLGLYYSYSLEEELQDTYYLSIRVAIEKKLKNENINVYRIRKNDKKIDIKDLDGIICLGFFIEEDIDKIRSFNKPAIFVDSNPDDQVFDCVIIDLWKSTKDAVEYLINLGHKNIGFIGGVDIDIYGTKYYDLRQEAFEKISKEKDIYHGEFIQIGEYNPKSGYMLMKEIMNKEKKPTAIIIANDSMSIGAYKAANEMNINIPKDISIISFNDIPAAQYLVPPLSTIRLNTEFMGEVAVNMIKERIESKRKIPLKLTIPTKLIERESVYKGGNYE, encoded by the coding sequence ATGGCAACATTAAATGATATTGCTAAAAAGGCAGGGGTTTCTGCTTCTACAGTATCAAGAGTATTAAATTATGATGAAACTTTAAATGTACCTGATGAGACAAGAAAAAAAATATTTGAAGCTGCAGAATCACTCTCTTATAAAGTTAGGAAAAAAGTCAAAAAAAATAACAATTTAACTTTAGGTTTATATTATTCATATTCTCTTGAAGAAGAACTTCAAGATACTTATTATTTATCTATAAGAGTTGCTATTGAAAAAAAATTAAAGAATGAAAATATAAATGTATATAGAATAAGAAAAAATGATAAGAAGATAGATATAAAAGATTTAGACGGTATAATTTGTTTAGGATTTTTTATTGAAGAAGATATAGATAAAATTAGAAGTTTTAATAAACCAGCTATATTCGTAGATTCTAATCCTGATGATCAAGTTTTTGATTGTGTAATAATTGATCTTTGGAAGTCTACAAAAGATGCTGTAGAATATTTAATTAATCTAGGACATAAAAACATAGGATTTATAGGTGGAGTAGATATCGACATTTATGGGACAAAATACTATGATTTAAGACAAGAGGCATTTGAAAAAATAAGTAAAGAAAAAGATATTTATCATGGAGAGTTTATTCAAATAGGAGAATATAATCCTAAAAGTGGATATATGTTGATGAAAGAGATAATGAATAAAGAAAAAAAACCAACTGCAATAATAATAGCAAATGATTCTATGTCTATAGGTGCATATAAAGCAGCTAATGAAATGAATATAAATATTCCAAAAGATATAAGTATAATTAGTTTCAATGATATACCAGCTGCACAATATTTAGTTCCACCACTCAGTACTATAAGATTGAATACTGAATTTATGGGTGAAGTTGCTGTTAATATGATTAAAGAAAGAATAGAAAGTAAAAGAAAAATCCCATTAAAACTTACTATTCCTACTAAATTAATAGAAAGAGAAAGTGTATATAAAGGAGGAAATTATGAATAA
- a CDS encoding DMT family transporter, with product MIKLDKKKSLYADMALVLVAIIWGSGFVVTKNGLEDMTPLFMNAMRFIIASILMSIVFFKKLKTVNKSDIIAGAIIGSFLFSAFAAQTVGLQFTTASKQAFLTATNVVMVPFLFWFISKRKPHNLEILATFITLLGIGFLTLEGGVALNSGDLLTLLCALLFAGHIISIGHFSKKHDPIVLTILQFIFAAIFSIILAVPLEPINLQVSGQGWFTVIYLGGMSTLVAFLIQNIAQKYTTSTHTAIILSLEAVFGTLFSILLLGELFTIKMVIGSGIIFMGIITAETKWNFLRKKSNKIERQNLQ from the coding sequence ATGATTAAATTAGATAAGAAAAAAAGTTTATATGCAGATATGGCACTAGTATTAGTTGCGATTATTTGGGGAAGTGGTTTTGTTGTAACAAAAAATGGACTAGAGGATATGACTCCGCTTTTCATGAATGCTATGCGATTTATAATAGCATCTATCTTAATGAGTATTGTATTTTTCAAAAAACTTAAGACAGTTAATAAATCTGATATTATAGCTGGAGCTATAATAGGAAGTTTTTTGTTTAGTGCATTTGCAGCTCAAACAGTAGGTCTTCAATTCACTACTGCAAGTAAACAAGCATTTTTAACTGCTACAAATGTAGTTATGGTACCTTTTTTATTTTGGTTCATAAGTAAAAGAAAGCCACATAACCTTGAAATATTAGCTACATTTATAACACTTCTAGGCATAGGCTTTCTTACACTTGAAGGTGGAGTAGCTCTAAATAGTGGAGATTTACTTACTCTTTTATGTGCATTATTATTTGCAGGACATATCATATCTATAGGACATTTTTCAAAAAAACATGATCCCATAGTTCTTACAATATTACAATTTATTTTTGCAGCAATATTTTCTATTATTCTGGCAGTACCCCTTGAGCCTATAAACTTACAAGTATCGGGACAAGGCTGGTTTACTGTTATTTATCTTGGTGGTATGAGTACATTAGTTGCGTTTTTAATACAAAATATTGCACAGAAATATACAACTTCTACACATACTGCAATAATACTTAGTTTAGAAGCTGTATTTGGAACTCTATTTTCCATTCTATTATTGGGAGAATTATTTACTATTAAAATGGTAATAGGTAGTGGGATTATTTTTATGGGTATAATAACAGCAGAAACTAAATGGAACTTTTTAAGAAAAAAATCAAATAAAATAGAAAGACAAAATTTACAATAA
- a CDS encoding carbohydrate ABC transporter permease has protein sequence MINKKRKPSEVSTLTKVISYVFIIIVVLISLFPFYLMFVSSTLTTGEILSIPPKLMFGDNFINNLNNLKEEMNIGRVILNSVFISVTYTFFTILINSMAGYGLAKFKFKGRNLIFALIMGTMMIPLQVLYIPQFTMMTTFGWANQYQSVIIPSLANAFGIFLMRQNMTSFPTSLIESARIDGYGEFSIFFKIVLPNMKPALGALGIYSFMTQWGSFMWPLIILSTKDMYTLPVALASLDGLMYKDYGMMMLGAAISTIPVLIIFLLFQRQFISGLMGGAVKE, from the coding sequence ATGATAAATAAAAAAAGAAAACCAAGCGAAGTAAGTACTCTTACTAAAGTAATATCTTATGTATTTATAATAATAGTGGTTTTAATTTCTTTGTTTCCATTTTATTTGATGTTTGTATCATCAACACTAACTACAGGGGAGATACTTAGTATACCTCCCAAACTTATGTTTGGAGATAACTTTATTAATAATTTAAATAATTTAAAAGAAGAAATGAATATTGGTAGGGTTATACTTAACTCTGTATTTATATCTGTAACATATACTTTTTTTACAATATTAATTAATTCTATGGCAGGATATGGACTAGCTAAGTTTAAATTCAAAGGAAGAAACTTAATATTTGCATTGATAATGGGAACTATGATGATTCCACTTCAAGTTTTATATATACCTCAATTTACTATGATGACTACTTTTGGTTGGGCAAATCAATATCAATCAGTAATAATACCTTCTTTAGCAAATGCTTTTGGTATATTTTTGATGAGACAGAACATGACATCTTTTCCTACATCTCTAATTGAATCTGCTAGAATTGATGGATATGGGGAATTTTCAATATTTTTCAAAATTGTATTACCAAATATGAAACCTGCTCTAGGAGCTTTAGGTATATATAGTTTTATGACACAATGGGGTAGTTTTATGTGGCCTTTAATAATATTAAGTACAAAGGACATGTATACATTACCTGTAGCATTGGCGTCTTTAGATGGGCTAATGTATAAGGACTATGGAATGATGATGTTAGGAGCAGCTATATCTACTATTCCAGTACTTATAATATTCTTATTATTCCAGAGACAATTTATATCAGGTTTAATGGGTGGAGCAGTTAAAGAATAA
- a CDS encoding ABC transporter substrate-binding protein: MKKILSLVLILTLTISLAACGNDKEENTSNNSDGKLSGDVVVWSWDVAAKSLEDAAKEFEKQHPDVTVKVEDLGVGQVYDRLLTRLASKTGLPDVITMEGERVATYAAKFPNGFADLTEHVNTEDFLDVKISEVTYNDKVVAFPWDGAPTGLYYRADLFEEAGINPDDIKTWDDFIKEGEKMKELGIKMMPLAASKNPTFFGMLYEQTGSYFFDEKGNPTVNSEKGMKAANTLKKLYDSGVTFDNQDWDGMVSATKEGKIATVPSAVWWAGTLQDEVKDSAGDWRVMKLPVIEEGLDYIAVNGGSNVLVPEDAPNKQAAIEFVKFAMTDIDNQVNAFDKYGLYPSYKATYNEPTFDKELEYFGGQKVWRFFADISEDIPKVNYSENFDEAIDQIRDAQAKMLLKDASVEKTLDDLQEKFKKDFK; encoded by the coding sequence ATGAAAAAAATATTATCATTAGTGTTGATACTAACATTAACAATTTCTTTGGCAGCATGTGGAAATGATAAAGAAGAAAATACTTCTAATAATAGTGATGGTAAGTTATCAGGGGATGTAGTAGTATGGAGCTGGGATGTAGCTGCTAAGTCTTTAGAAGATGCAGCAAAAGAATTTGAAAAACAACATCCAGATGTAACTGTTAAAGTTGAAGATTTAGGTGTGGGACAAGTGTACGACAGACTTTTAACAAGACTTGCTAGCAAAACTGGTTTACCTGATGTAATAACTATGGAAGGTGAAAGGGTTGCAACTTATGCAGCAAAATTCCCTAATGGATTTGCTGATTTGACTGAACATGTAAACACAGAAGACTTTTTAGATGTTAAGATTTCAGAAGTTACTTATAATGATAAAGTAGTAGCATTTCCATGGGATGGAGCTCCAACTGGACTCTATTATAGAGCAGATTTATTTGAAGAAGCTGGTATAAATCCAGATGATATTAAAACATGGGATGATTTTATAAAAGAAGGAGAAAAAATGAAAGAGTTGGGTATTAAGATGATGCCACTTGCAGCTTCTAAAAATCCTACTTTTTTTGGAATGCTCTATGAGCAGACAGGAAGTTATTTTTTCGATGAAAAAGGAAATCCAACTGTAAATAGTGAAAAAGGAATGAAAGCAGCAAACACATTAAAAAAATTATATGATTCAGGAGTAACTTTTGATAATCAAGATTGGGATGGTATGGTTTCTGCTACTAAAGAAGGAAAGATTGCAACAGTTCCATCTGCAGTATGGTGGGCAGGAACTTTACAAGATGAAGTTAAAGATAGTGCAGGTGATTGGAGAGTAATGAAATTACCTGTTATTGAAGAAGGGTTAGATTATATAGCTGTAAATGGAGGTTCCAATGTGTTAGTACCAGAAGATGCACCAAATAAACAAGCAGCTATAGAATTTGTTAAATTTGCAATGACTGATATAGATAATCAAGTTAATGCATTTGATAAATACGGATTATATCCATCATATAAAGCAACTTATAATGAACCTACCTTTGATAAAGAGCTAGAATATTTTGGAGGACAAAAAGTATGGAGGTTCTTTGCAGATATAAGTGAAGATATACCTAAAGTTAATTATAGCGAGAATTTTGATGAGGCAATTGACCAAATTAGAGATGCACAAGCTAAAATGCTATTAAAAGATGCAAGCGTTGAAAAGACTTTAGATGATTTACAAGAGAAATTTAAGAAAGATTTCAAATAA